The genomic region ACCGCCCAGGGCGTCGTGCAGGGCCTGGCCGTGCTGGGGCGGGACGACGGGGTCCTGGCGTCCGGTGACGACGAGGAGGGGGACCCGGTTCCGGGCGATCTCGTCGGCGCGGGCGGTGAAGTCCAGCCAGCCGCGCACCTGTCGGGCTTGTTCGGTCCAGGTGTAGGGGGTTCCGCTGCGCTGCTCGCGGGCGGCGATGACCAGGGCGGGGTCGACGACGGGGTTGATGACGGCGGCGGCCCGCACGGGCAGGGCGTCGTCGGCCAGGGCCAGGAGCGCGGCGGAGGCGCCGGCGCCGACACCGACCAGGCCGACGGGGTCGTCGGTGACGGGGAAGGCGGCGCGCAGTTCGGCGGTGACGCGGCGGAGTTCGGCCGCGGCCTGCTCGACCACGGGTCCGAAGAGTTCGACCAGGTAGTCGCGTTCACCGAGCCGGTTGACCTCGGTGACGCCGCCCTCGGGCAGGCGTGCGCCGAACATTGGCAGGCCGAGGAAGACGCGCCAGGCGGGGAGCGGGGCCATGGGGACGGCCCCGGCGAGCGCCGACTCACTGCGCGGCGGCTCGAAGGCGTGCAGTCCCAGGACGAGGGGTGCGGGGACCCGGCCGTCGGCGGGCGGCAGGGCGAGGTAGGGGACCCCGGCCGCGGTTCCGGTGACGGGTCGGGTGAGGGCGCTTGCGTCGGCTACCAAGGATGGTCGCCTCCGGTTCGTACGGAGTAGTTGGACAGGTAACTGCTGACCAGGCGTTTGGCCTCGGTGATGAGGTCGGGGTCGCCTTCGGCGTCGTCGCGGAAGGCGAGCTTGAGGACGGCGTCGGCCGCCTCGACGGCCACGTTGACCGCCCGGTCCAGTTGATCATCATCGGGGATGCCTGTGACGGAAACGATGATTCTGCGCAGGCGCACGGAGATGACGCGGTTGTTCTCGGCCCCTCCGTTGAGCAGCCGGGTGTCGACGATGTCGCCGAAGTGCAGGCTGCGGAAGCCGGGCACGTTGCGGTGCATGTCGATGTACTCGTCGATGACGGTGTCGACGGCACCGGTCCAGTGCGTGAAGGAGGCGTCGGCCAGGCGTTCGGTGACGCGGGCGCTGAACTGATCCAGGTAGCGCAGGCCGAGGGCCTGGGTGATGGCCTTCTTGTCCGGGAAGAACTGGTAGACGGACCCGATGGCGACGCCTGCGCGTTCGGCGATGCGGGTGGTGGAGAGGTTGTCGTAGCCGACCTCGTCGAGGAGGTCGGCGCAGCAGTCGAGCATGCGCTGGACCCGCAGCATGCTGCGCTGTTGGGCGGGCAGGCGGCGGAGCGGCGCCTGGGCGAAGGCGAGTTCGTCCTGTGCGGTGCCGGCGGGCCCGCGGCTGTCGCGTGACACGTCGGGCCCGTCCGTCGCGCCTGTGGACCGCCGGGGCCGTGGGGGCGTTGTGCTTCGGGAGTTTGTCGTCACACCACCTATGATGCCTTTCCGGATTCACCTGGTTCCGGGGAAATTCCAGTTTCGTTCCGGAAGCGGTCGCCCCGGGTACCGGTAGGGCCCTGATCCGGGCTTTCGCATCGGCCTCCGTGGAGGGCGGGGGTGTGGGCCGCCCGGTTGGATAGCGCTTTCCAAAGCGGGGCGTGGCATGGTTGGATCGTGCCCGAGGCAGTGCACACACGTCCCAGGAGGATGAGGCATGACCACCGTCCCGCCCGACACCACGCCGGAAGAACTCGACGCCGCCCTCACCCGGGCGTCCGCCGCCGCGCCGCTGCTGGCCGGCCTCGCGCCGAGCGAGCGCGCCGCGCTCCTGGAGGCCGTCGCGACCGCCCTGGACGCGGCCGCCGACGAGCTCGTCCCCCTGGCGATGGAGGAGGCCCACTACCCGGAGGCGCGCTGCCGCGGCGAGCTCGGCCGCACCACCTTCCAGCTGCGCGAGTTCGCCGAGCTGCTCCGGGACGGCTCCTACCTGGAGGTGGCCGTGGACCCGGCGGACCCGGAGTGGGGCACGCCCCGCCCGGACGTACGCCGCGTCCTGGTCCCGCTCGGCCCGGTCGTGGTGTTCGGCGCCAGCAACTTCCCCTTCGCCTTCGCCACCGCGGGCGGCGACACCGCCTCGGCCCTGGCCGCCGGCTGCCCCGTCGTGGCCAAGGCGCACCCCGGGCACCCGAAGCTGGCCCGGCGCACGGCCGAGATCGTCGTCGACGCGCTCGCGGGGGCCGGTGCCCCCGAGGGCACGTTCGGCCTCGTCCACGGTGTGGAGGCCGGGCGCGCGGCCGTCCTGCACCCGCTCACCCGGGCCGTCGGCTTCACCGGCTCCATCCCCGGCGGGCGGGCCCTGTTCGACCTGGCCGCCTCGCGTCCGGACCCGATTCCGTTCTACGGCGAGCTCGGCAGCGTGAACCCCGTGTTCGTCACCCGCGCCGCCATGGGCGCGCGCGGCGACGAGGTCCTCCAGGGCTACGCCGAGTCCGCCAACATGGGGGCGGGGCAGTTCTGCACCAAGCCCGGGGTCGTCTTCCTGCCCGAGGACGCCAAGCTCGACGCCCTCGTGGCGGACTTCGCCGAGCGCGGCGCGTCCTCGCTGCTCAACGACCGGGTGGCCCAGGGTTTCGACCGCGTGCTGGGCGGGCTCGTGGACCACCCGGCCACCGAGGTGCTGGTGCGGGGCCGCCGGACCGACGAGGGCTGGTCGCCCTCGCTGCTGCGTACCGACCTCGACTCCCTGCTGGAGAACGCCGACACCCTGCTGGAGGAGTGCTTCGGCCCCGCGACGCTCGTGGTGACCTACGCCGACGAGCGGCGCCTGCTGGAGGCCTCGGGTGTGCTCAAGGGCCAGCTCACCGTCACCGTCCACGGCGAGGAGGACGACGCGGTGGCCCCCGCGCTGCTGGCCCTGGGCGCGTCCGTGGCCGGGCGCGTGGTCTGGAACGGCTGGCCGACCGGCGTCGCCGTCACGCACGCGATGACGCACGGCGGCCCCTACCCGGCGACCACCGCGCCCCTGCACACGTCCGTGGGCACCACGGCGATCCGCCGCTTCCTGCGTCCGGTCACCTACCAGTCGGTCCCGCAGTCCCTGCTGCCGGCGGTGCTGCGCGACGACAACCCGCTGGGCGTGCCCCGCCGGGTCGACGGGGCGCACCCGTCCGTGTGACCCGAGTCCTCGGTTCCGGCTCCGGCTCCGGCGCGGGTCCCGTCCTCACTCCGTGGGGGCGGGACCGGCCGCGTGCCGGTCGTAGTCGGCACGGAAGCGCTTCAGCCGGGCCTGCCGGCTCCGCGCGTGGAAGAACAGGGCGATCATGGCGGCCACCAGCAGGGCCGGTGGCGTCAGCTGGGTGAGCATCAGCGGCTCGAAGCCGGGGCCGGCGATCTCGGTGAGGGTCGGCACGGAGACGACCGCCGCGACCGGCACCAGCGGCGCCAACACGTAGCCCGGGCTGCACGCCCGTACGAGGTGGTCGCTCATCCGCCGGGCCGCCCGGTTGATCTCGGGGTCGGGCCCCAGCAGCCCGGTGCGCGCCTGGAGCCCGGCGGCGGCGTAGACCTCGGGGCGGCTGGTGCCGGTGTCCGGCAGGCCCCGGGCCGACAGGTACAGGAGGGCGCCCACCACCAGGACGGCCACGAGCCCGGCGGACGGGACGACGGCGATCGTCCACACAGGGGTCCCGGGAGCGGTCGGGCCCGGGGCGGCGGCCAGCACGATGAGGGCGGCGCCGACCAGTCCGGCGGCGCCCGCACCGTAGAGGGCGTGGGCGGCGGGGCGGCGCTGGGCGTGGAGGGTGAACCGAGCGCGGGTGATCCGGAACGGCCCGGGGCGGGGCGGGTCGGTCGGGGCGGCGGGCGTCTGGAAGCTCATGCCCGCCAACGTACGGCGGGGGCACCCCCGGCGCCCACGGCCTTGGGTGATCGCTTCGGGGGCGGTATCCCCCACTTTCGTTGTGCCGGTGTTCGTTGTGCCCGTGCCGACGGGGCCGGCCCCCGAGGGAGCCGCGCGGGGGCCGGCCGCGTGCCGGTCGTCGTCGGCGGGGACACCCGCGGCGTACCGGGTGCGGGCTTTCTGACCGGCCGGTGTGAGCTTGCCGCGCGAGGGGTTGGGAGCGGGGGCGGGCGCGCGTAGTCTCGCGCCATGGAGACCGATCCCGCCCTCACGGGCGTCGAAGCACTCGTCCGGGACCTGCCGAAGGTGGAGCTGCACGTCCACCTGGAGGGGTCCATGCCGGCCGAGACCCTGTTCGAACTGGCCGGGCGGCACGGAGTGCGGGAGCTGCCGGACACCCTGGAGAAGCTGCGCGAGTGGTACGCGTTCACCGACTTCCCGCACTTCGTCGAGGTGTACCTGGCCTCGGTGGGCACGCTGCGCGAGGAGGAGGACTTCGCCCTCCTGGCGTCGGTGGTGGCCCGGAGGCTGGCCGCCCAGAACGTGCGCTACGCCGAGCTGCACGTCAGCCTGTACGCGCACCTGATGCGCGGTGTCCCGGCCCGGGTGGTCTTCGACGGTATCGAGCGGGCGCGGATGGACGCCGAGCGCGAGCACGGCATCCAGCTGCGCTGGATCCCGGACTTCCCCGCCGACTTCGGGGTGGAGTGCGCCGAGGCGACCGTCGAGGCGGTGCTGGCGGACGGCCCGCCGAGCGTGGTCGGCTTCGGGGTGGGCGGGGTGGAGACCCCGCTGGGCCAGTACGCGGACGTCTTCGGGCGGGCGCGCGCCGCCGGACTGGCGAGTCTGCCGCACGCCGGGGAGCACGGCGGGCCGGAGCGGGTGCGCGAGGCCCTGGACGTGCTCGCGGCGGAGCGGATCGGGCACGGCATCGACTCCATGAAGGACGACGCCCTGGTGGACCGCCTGGTGACGGAACAGGTCCCGGTGGACGTGAGCCCCACCTCGAACCTGTGCACCCGCGCCGTGGCCGACCTGGCGGAGCACCCGCTGCCGCGCATGCTGGACGCGGGCCTGTTCGTGACCCTCAACAGCGACGACCCGACCATGTTCGGCAGCGACCTGGGCCAGGAGTACCTGGCCGCGCACCGGATGGGGCTGGGCGCGGACGACCTGGTGCGGTTGGCCGCCAACGGTGTGCGGGCCTCCTACCTGGGGGCGGCCCGGCGCCGGGCGCTGCTGGCGGAGATCGACACGGTCGCGGCCCGGTACGGTGTGGCTCCCGTGCTGTAGGCGCGGGCGGGCCGGCGCGGGCACTCGGTGGGCGGCGGGCCCGGCGCGGGCTTCGCCGTGTCGGGGCGGGCCCCGGCGGGCGGCGCGGGCACCCGTCGGCCCCGCTGT from Nocardiopsis aegyptia harbors:
- a CDS encoding alpha/beta hydrolase family protein is translated as MVADASALTRPVTGTAAGVPYLALPPADGRVPAPLVLGLHAFEPPRSESALAGAVPMAPLPAWRVFLGLPMFGARLPEGGVTEVNRLGERDYLVELFGPVVEQAAAELRRVTAELRAAFPVTDDPVGLVGVGAGASAALLALADDALPVRAAAVINPVVDPALVIAAREQRSGTPYTWTEQARQVRGWLDFTARADEIARNRVPLLVVTGRQDPVVPPQHGQALHDALGGARADHGDEHALRHIVVPDLAHAIGPEPGLEPGPLTPAGVLTDRALTEWFHLHLTSSAQVQATADA
- a CDS encoding TetR/AcrR family transcriptional regulator yields the protein MLRVQRMLDCCADLLDEVGYDNLSTTRIAERAGVAIGSVYQFFPDKKAITQALGLRYLDQFSARVTERLADASFTHWTGAVDTVIDEYIDMHRNVPGFRSLHFGDIVDTRLLNGGAENNRVISVRLRRIIVSVTGIPDDDQLDRAVNVAVEAADAVLKLAFRDDAEGDPDLITEAKRLVSSYLSNYSVRTGGDHPW
- a CDS encoding aldehyde dehydrogenase (NADP(+)) — translated: MTTVPPDTTPEELDAALTRASAAAPLLAGLAPSERAALLEAVATALDAAADELVPLAMEEAHYPEARCRGELGRTTFQLREFAELLRDGSYLEVAVDPADPEWGTPRPDVRRVLVPLGPVVVFGASNFPFAFATAGGDTASALAAGCPVVAKAHPGHPKLARRTAEIVVDALAGAGAPEGTFGLVHGVEAGRAAVLHPLTRAVGFTGSIPGGRALFDLAASRPDPIPFYGELGSVNPVFVTRAAMGARGDEVLQGYAESANMGAGQFCTKPGVVFLPEDAKLDALVADFAERGASSLLNDRVAQGFDRVLGGLVDHPATEVLVRGRRTDEGWSPSLLRTDLDSLLENADTLLEECFGPATLVVTYADERRLLEASGVLKGQLTVTVHGEEDDAVAPALLALGASVAGRVVWNGWPTGVAVTHAMTHGGPYPATTAPLHTSVGTTAIRRFLRPVTYQSVPQSLLPAVLRDDNPLGVPRRVDGAHPSV
- the add gene encoding adenosine deaminase, producing METDPALTGVEALVRDLPKVELHVHLEGSMPAETLFELAGRHGVRELPDTLEKLREWYAFTDFPHFVEVYLASVGTLREEEDFALLASVVARRLAAQNVRYAELHVSLYAHLMRGVPARVVFDGIERARMDAEREHGIQLRWIPDFPADFGVECAEATVEAVLADGPPSVVGFGVGGVETPLGQYADVFGRARAAGLASLPHAGEHGGPERVREALDVLAAERIGHGIDSMKDDALVDRLVTEQVPVDVSPTSNLCTRAVADLAEHPLPRMLDAGLFVTLNSDDPTMFGSDLGQEYLAAHRMGLGADDLVRLAANGVRASYLGAARRRALLAEIDTVAARYGVAPVL